The Sesamum indicum cultivar Zhongzhi No. 13 linkage group LG6, S_indicum_v1.0, whole genome shotgun sequence genome has a segment encoding these proteins:
- the LOC105163763 gene encoding indole-3-acetaldehyde oxidase: MEAKQSSPPPLPSAGDDCLVFKVNGERFEVTEIDPSTTLLEFLRSKTRFKSVKLGCGEGGCGACVVLLSKYDTVNKKVENFTVSSCLTLLCSINGCSVTTSEGLGNSKDGFHPIHQRFAGFHASQCGFCTPGMCMSLFSALANAEKTNQPQASPGFSKLTVSEAEKAIAGNLCRCTGYRPIADACKSFAADVDMEDLGINSFWNKGDKKEIRLSRLPSYNPKDHTCPYTEELEDEYKSTRLLNSEKNSWYSPVTIKGLQNLLHSDMVENGTRIKLVVGNTGNGYYKETDIYGKYIDLRYIPELSMFRKNHSGIDLGAALPISKVILYLKEKSKANEYSSGDLLFTKIADHMEKVASSFIRNSASLGGNLVMAQRKYFPSDIVTLLLSAGSSVSILTGHKHETMTMEEFLSRPPLDPKDVLLSVHVPFHEPTRIDGSVHTNSRLFFETYRAAPRPLGNALPYLNAAFLADISCDRNGSLVNNIRLAFGAYGTKHARRARKVEEYLTGKTLSPRVLDEAIKLVKGAVVSEEGTSYAAYRSSLAVGFLFEFLNSLSSVASAISAGSSEELSGSVLEGAAKSSNDKITQTGKPPLLSSAKQVMQSSRDYYPVGEPMPKFGASIQASGEAMYVDDIPSPPNCLYGAFICSTRPVARVKSISFKSNQPTDVISVKDIPREGENIGCMAMFGSEPLFADDLTRFAGDLIAFVVAETQKNANLAAKTALVEYDTEGLDPPILTVEEAVERSSFFDVPPYLYPQEVGDFSKGMAEADHKILSAKIKLGSQYYFYMETQTALAIPDEDNCMVVYSSIQCPEFAHRVIARCLGVPEHNVRVLTRRVGGGFGGKALRAMPIATACALAAHKLRRPVRIYLDRKTDMIIAGGRHPMKITYSVGFKSDGKITALHLDILINAGITADISPTMPSNMMGALKKYNWGALSFDIKVCKTNHSSKSAMRAPGEVQGSFIPEAIIEHVASVLSVEVDSVRNRNLHTYESLKLFYGSASGESIEFTLPSIWDKVGQSSSFDERISMVEQFNHSNIWHKRGISRVPIVHEVFVRSAPGKVSILWDGSIVVEVGGIELGQGLWTKVKQVTAYALSSIHCDGIEDLVEKVRVVQADTLSLVQGGFTAGSTTSESSCEAVRLCCNILVERLAPLKEKLQEQMGSVKWDVLILQAHYKSVNLAAHSFFVPDSSSTKYLNYGAAVSEVEVNILSGETRILRTDIVYDCGQSMNPAVDLGQIEGAFVQGLGFFMLEEYLTNSDGLVIADGTWTYKIPTIDTIPKEFNVEVLNSGHHQKRILSSKASGEPPLLLAASVHCATRAAIKEARKQLKSWGAMEATDPTFQVDVPATMPVVKQLCGLNNVETYLQSLLSKS, translated from the exons ATGGAGGCGAAGCAGAGTTCACCACCGCCGCTGCCGTCAGCTGGGGATGACTGCCTAGTCTTTAAGGTCAATGGGGAGAGGTTTGAAGTCACGGAGATTGACCCATCAACTACTTTGCTGGAGTTTTTGCGCTCCAAGACCCGTTTCAAGAGTGTCAAGCTTGGTTGTGGTGAAG GTGGTTGTGGGGCTTGCGTTGTGCTGCTGTCGAAGTATGATACTGTGAATAAGAAGGTTGAGAATTTCACTGTGAGTTCATGTCTTACACTTCTTTGCAGCATAAATGGCTGTTCAGTTACAACAAGTGAAGGCCTTGGGAACAGTAAAGACGGCTTCCATCCAATCCATCAAAGATTTGCCGGATTCCATGCTTCGCAGTGTGGCTTTTGCACTCCCGGAATGTGCATGTCACTTTTCTCAGCTCTTGCCAATGCTGAGAAAACAAATCAGCCACAAGCTTCACCTGGATTCTCCAAGCTGACAGTTTCAGAAGCTGAAAAGGCTATAGCAGGTAATCTTTGTCGATGTACGGGTTATAGACCAATAGCTGATGCCTGCAAAAGTTTTGCTGCAGATGTTGACATGGAGGATTTAGGGATCAATTCTTTCTGGAATAAAGGAGATAAGAAGGAAATAAGATTAAGTAGATTACCATCCTATAATCCAAAGGATCATACGTGTCCATATACTGAAGAACTAGAAGATGAGTACAAGTCCACAAGGCTTttgaattctgaaaaaaattcatgGTACAGTCCAGTAACTATTAAGGGACTTCAAAACTTGTTGCACTCTGATATGGTTGAAAATGGTACAAGGATCAAGCTAGTTGTTGGTAATACAGGCAATGGCTATTACAAAGAAACAGACATTTATGGCAAATATATTGATCTGAGGTACATCCCCGAGCTTTCAATGTTCAGAAAAAATCACTCAGGTATTGACCTTGGAGCAGCTCTACCAATTTCCaaagttatattatatttgaaggaaaaaagtaAAGCCAATGAATACTCAAGTGGGGACCTGCTGTTCACCAAAATTGCTGATCATATGGAAAAGGTCGCTTCAAGCTTCATTAGGAACTCAGCTAGTCTTGGTGGTAATTTGGTGATGGCTCAGAGGAAGTATTTTCCTTCAGATATTGTTACTTTACTTCTTTCTGCAGGTTCAAGTGTCAGCATACTGACAGGTCATAAACATGAAACAATGACAATGGAAGAATTCTTGAGCAGACCACCTTTGGACCCCAAAGATGTGCTTTTGAGTGTCCACGTTCCTTTTCATGAACCAACAAGAATTGATGGTTCAGTTCATACTAATTCGAGGTTGTTTTTTGAGACATACCGTGCTGCACCACGGCCTCTTGGAAATGCATTGCCCTATTTAAATGCTGCCTTCTTGGCTGATATTTCTTGCGATAGAAATGGAagtttagtaaataatatccGGCTGGCTTTTGGTGCTTATGGGACTAAACATGCGAGACGGGCAAGGAAAGTTGAGGAATATCTGACAGGAAAAACTCTTAGTCCCAGAGTTTTGGATGAAGCAATTAAATTGGTAAAAGGTGCTGTGGTATCTGAAGAAGGGACTTCATATGCCGCTTACAGGTCAAGCTTAGctgttggttttctttttgaatttctgaaCAGCTTGTCCAGTGTTGCTTCTGCAATATCTGCTGGTTCGTCTGAGGAATTGAGTGGTTCAGTTCTGGAAGGAGCTGCAAAAAGTAGCAATGATAAAATTACTCAAACGGGAAAGCCACCGTTGCTGTCATCTGCAAAACAGGTTATGCAATCTAGTAGAGACTATTATCCAGTGGGTGAACCAATGCCCAAGTTTGGTGCTTCCATCCAAGCTTCTG GTGAGGCCATGTACGTAGATGACATTCCTTCACCCCCAAATTGTCTGTATGGAGCATTTATTTGTAGCACGAGGCCTGTAGCTCGTGTGAAGAGCATTTCTTTCAAGTCTAACCAACCAACTGATGTCATCTCTGTCAAAGATATCCCAAGAGAAGGGGAGAATATAGGATGTATGGCCATGTTTGGTTCTGAACCTTTATTTGCTGATGATCTCACTAGGTTTGCTGGTGACCTTATTGCTTTTGTG GTTGCAGAGACACAAAAGAATGCCAATTTGGCTGCAAAAACTGCTCTAGTTGAGTATGATACAGAAGGCTTAGATCCTCCCATTTTAACTGTTGAAGAGGCTGTGGAAAGATCAAGTTTCTTTGATGTTCCTCCTTATCTATATCCTCAAGAAGTTGGTGATTTTTCAAAAGGAATGGCTGAAGCTGATCACAAGATTCTCTCCGCTAAG ATAAAACTAGGTTCACAATACTACTTTTATATGGAGACACAAACTGCACTTGCAATTCCCGATGAGGACAACTGCATGGTAGTTTACAGTTCAATTCAATGCCCTGAGTTTGCACATAGAGTGATTGCAAGATGCCTTGGTGTTCCTGAGCATAATGTCCGTGTTCTTACAAGAAGAGTTGGTGGAGGTTTTGGTGGAAAGGCACTAAGAGCAATGCCG ATTGCTACAGCATGTGCTCTTGCAGCTCATAAATTACGGCGTCCAGTCAGAATTTATCTAGATAGAAAAACTGACATGATAATAGCAGGAGGAAGACATCCAATGAAAATAACTTACAGTGTTGGATTCAAATCCGACGGGAAGATCACAGCTCTGCACCTCGACATATTGATAAATGCAGGGATAACTGCAGATATAAGCCCCACAATGCCGAGTAACATGATGGGTGCACTTAAAAAGTACAACTGGGGAGCTCTATCTTTCGATATTAAAGTATGTAAGACAAACCATTCTAGCAAATCTGCGATGCGGGCCCCAGGGGAGGTGCAGGGATCTTTCATTCCTGAAGCTATCATAGAGCATGTAGCTTCCGTGCTATCAGTGGAAGTCGATTCTGTGAGGAATAGAAATCTTCACACATACGAAAGCCTAAAATTGTTCTACGGGAGTGCTTCTGGGGAATCCATAGAGTTTACTTTACCTTCTATATGGGACAAGGTGGGACAATCATCAAGCTTTGATGAAAGGATTTCTATGGTAGAACAGTTTAACCACTCTAATATATGGCATAAAAGGGGAATTTCTCGAGTGCCAATTGTGCATGAAGTGTTTGTAAGATCAGCCCCTGGGAAAGTAAGTATACTTTGGGATGGATCTATTGTTGTAGAAGTGGGGGGAATAGAACTGGGACAGGGGCTCTGGACGAAGGTTAAACAAGTGACGGCTTATGCTCTCAGTTCAATACACTGTGATGGAATCGAAGACTTAGTAGAGAAAGTGCGAGTCGTACAGGCAGACACCTTGAGCTTAGTACAAGGAGGCTTTACTGCTGGAAGCACAACATCTGAATCGAGTTGCGAAGCTGTTAGGCTATGCTGCAATATCTTGGTTGAAAGATTAGCCCCCCTTAAGGAAAAGCTTCAGGAGCAAATGGGTTCTGTGAAATGGGATGTTCTGATTCTCCAG GCACATTACAAAAGTGTAAACTTAGCAGCACATTCATTCTTCGTTCCCGACTCCAGTTCAACAAAATACTTGAACTATGGTGCTGCAGTAAGCGAG GTAGAGGTAAATATCCTATCAGGAGAAACCAGAATACTGAGAACAGATATTGTGTACGATTGTGGCCAGAGCATGAATCCGGCAGTGGATTTGGGACAG ATTGAAGGGGCTTTTGTACAAGGACTTGGATTTTTCATGCTTGAAGAATATCTGACTAATTCCGATGGATTGGTGATCGCGGATGGCACATGGACATATAAGATCCCGACTATTGACACTATTCCGAAAGAATTCAATGTTGAAGTGCTCAACAGTGGACATCACCAGAAACGTATTCTCTCATCCAAGG CTTCTGGTGAACCCCCACTACTCCTGGCAGCATCAGTTCACTGCGCCACAAGAGCAGCCATTAAAGAGGCAAGGAAACAGCTTAAGTCTTGGGGAGCTATGGAGGCTACCGATCCAACGTTCCAGGTTGACGTTCCTGCTACGATGCCTGTTGTTAAGCAACTCTGCGGGCTGAATAACGTGGAGACGTACTTGCAGAGCTTGCTCTCTAAGTCATGA
- the LOC105163762 gene encoding uncharacterized protein LOC105163762 isoform X3, with protein MNALQGVESALISIEKLSALLHYSSADRTSNRIPSLWTRCSSTAAVGNLLTSIGQFGCIIFLLRRFVNYFTTPDIGGVGELDENPKSDSCEEGKYPLHNLTLINQAFAISVGKIIDGYISALNTLPASVSLRRFSKTNDGGCLTSIGHSEITLLEVYLHTTGLRTQIEALGNLCNVNHLTVGFPVSSLEYLKTRADSEFSAFPKSGALLSFLYAQLKVADPDHSALLKFLFVQTYEPYSDFIRSWIFDGSISDPYHEFIVECVDELSIYASGESGVAPASPLPTIRVRDGAAVPCFLEECLVPLCRTGQQLQVIMKLLELSISVGACDTLEEILPCLVGLSNEHLWFAFPLTFDKGTIETLVLMRASYYQQMLEKIESILLKFDFTYRQSTSQSASLRLMNNFGKNPNHQASSVDDESMNPPLTDSKNQKIRPECMVDTEASSITDEYSYAEDLLESSECSSSESSEDQNEADKLIFASRNVEPSYLSALDFSSNLSNDNTMQNLYPSEISYPVEYLPYKINCKSGCAAYDSHKENYPVSSEQKLSQTPQTPVTSNEQDLCLFDGHLIARGTRSTWLHSPDHELELNMGTCGLLNTDLDVYEHASKVNTSNKNQLLLENSLEKLKYDSTFFSMNPTLNRGSFFNARTVLSKRGPPNYKYSYSDFTSVKDPLKAFAVKVAGDHGHKVRPELSVITETPAAGIDTSNHLDIEDYGDSTIENNAKLCPVSPPPNKMTSSKEHLLLPNISGGSTWESMLARSENVNSSIRDHRTKLMAGADMPLDFVIKKCVLDEILLQYKYLSKLTIKLLIEGYKLQEHLRALRCYHFMELADWADLFIMSLWPRKWHVNEVDKRIPEIQGVLELAVQRSSCEGDPNKDRLYVYLKGEGVTHLSASAMGIHSFDFLGLGYRIDWPVSIILTPAALKIYSEIFSFLIQVKLAVFSLSDVWCSLKCYRLEQHKGEVHQISILTETRHKINHFVSTLQQYVQSQLSQVSWYRFLHSLERKVQDMLDLESVHMAYLTESLHICFLSNETRPIAGIIQNILQCAMDFRSCLTGSILGAVSSDETLTSIFSQIDISQVHTIRRAFTKNLKELYLIYLQSPKHGEFGLSRFWDYLNYNDYYATVMSRQMGHCIFYS; from the exons CAGATATTGGTGGAGTGGGAGAACTTGATGAAAACCCAAAAAGTGATTCCTGTGAAGAAGGAAAATACCCCCTGCACAATCTCACTCTGATCAATCAGGCATTTGCGATTTCTGTGGGAAAGATAATAGATGGTTATATATCTGCGCTTAATACCTTACCTGCATCTGTTAGTTTAAGGCGTTTCTCGAAGACTAATGATGGAGGCTGTCTTACTAGCATTGGGCATTCAGAGATTACACTCTTGGAGGTTTACCTTCACACAACGGGATTGAGGACTCAAATTGAAGCCCTTGGAAATCTTTGCAATGTTAATCATTTAACTGTTGGCTTTCCTGTGTCATCTTTGGAATACTTGAAGACTAGAGCAGACTCAGAGTTCAGTGCCTTCCCAAAAAGTGGTGCTTTACTCTCATTTCTATATGCTCAGCTGAAG GTTGCTGATCCAGACCATTCTGccctcctcaagttcctctttGTCCAGACCTATGAACCGTATAGTGATTTTATTAGGTCGTGGATTTTTGATGGCTCAATTAGTGACCCTTACCACGAATTTATTGTGGAATGCGTTGACGAGCTTTCGATTTATGCATCGGGTGAAAGTGGAGTTGCGCCGGCTTCACCTTTGCCCACCATTAGG GTACGAGATGGAGCTGCCGTACCCTGTTTCCTTGAAGAGTGCCTGGTTCCACTTTGTAGAACTGGTCAGCAGCTTCAAGTGATAATGAAGTTGCTTGAGCTGTCTATTAGTGTTGGTGCATGTGATACTCTTGAAGAGATCCTTCCCTGCTTGGTTGGTTTGTCAAATGAACATTTATGGTTTGCATTTCCACTCACGTTTGACAAGGGAACTATCGAGACACTAGTGCTTATGAGAGCCAGTTATTACCAACAAATGctggaaaaaattgaaagcattttactgaaatttgattttacttATCGACAG tctACTTCTCAAAGTGCTTCACTAAGACTTATGAATAATTTTGGGAAGAATCCCAACCACCAAGCATCTTCTGTTGATGACGAAAGCATGAATCCACCTCTAACCGATagcaaaaatcaaaagat CAGGCCTGAATGTATGGTGGATACTGAGGCATCTAGCATTACGGATGAGTATTCTTATGCTGAAGATCTCTTGGAATCATCTGAATGCTCATCTTCTGAGAGTTCTGAGGATCAAAATGAAGCTGATAAACTGATTTTTGCATCTCGTAATGTGGAGCCAAGTTATTTATCTGCTTTGGATTTCTCCTCGAATTTGTCCAATGACAACACAATGCAAAATCTGTACCCAAGTGAGATTTCATACCCTGTGGAATATCTTCCATACAAAATAAACTGTAAATCTGGTTGTGCTGCATATGATTCACACAAGGAAAATTATCCTGTTAGTAGTGAGCAAAAACTCTCACAAACACCTCAAACCCCAGTTACAAGTAACGAGCAAGATTTATGTCTATTTGATGGTCACCTTATTGCTAGGGGGACACGTAGTACATGGTTGCATTCCCCTGATCATGAATTGGAGCTGAACATGGGAACTTGTGGATTGCTGAACACTGACTTAGATGTGTATGAACATGCTTCCAAGGTCAATACAAGCAATAAGAATCAACTTCTGCTTGAAAACAGTTTGGAAAAGCTGAAATATGATTCTACATTTTTCAGCATGAATCCAACACTGAACAGAGgttctttttttaatgcaaGGACTGTGCTCAGTAAAAGAGGCCCTCCAAATTATAAGTATTCCTACTCTGACTTTACTTCTGTTAAAGATCCTTTGAAGGCATTTGCAGTCAAAGTGGCGGGCGATCATGGACATAAAGTTCGGCCTGAACTTTCAGTTATAACTGAAACTCCTGCTGCTGGTATTGATACTAGCAATCATCTTGATATTGAAGATTACGGTGATAGTACCATAGAGAATAATGCCAAATTGTGTCCTGTTAGTCCCCCGCCGAATAAGATGACAAGCAGTAAGGAACATTTACTGCTGCCAAATATTTCTGGTGGCAGTACTTGGGAGAGCATGCTTGCTAGATCTGAAAATGTCAACAGTTCCATAAGAGATCACAGGACTAAATTGATGGCTGGAGCTGATATGCCGCTGGATTTTGTGATCAAGAAATGTGTGTTAGATGAGATTTTGCTTCA ATACAAATATCTAAGCAAGTTGACCATCAAGTTGCTCATAGAAGGATACAAGTTGCAAGAACATTTGCGGGCGTTGCGATGCTATCATTTCATGGAACTAGCAGACTGGGCTGATCTGTTTATCATGTCTCTTTGGCCTCGT AAATGGCATGTCAATGAAGTCGATAAGAGGATCCCAGAGATTCAGGGGGTTCTGGAGCTGGCAGTCCAAAGGTCTTCATGTGAAGGAGACCCTAATAAGGACAGGCTATATGTGTACCTGAAAGGAGAAGGCGTCACACATCTATCAGCTTCTGCCATGg GAATCCACTCCTTTGATTTCTTAGGTTTGGGTTATCGAATTGATTGGCCAGTCAGTATAATTCTGACTCCTGCTGCATTGAAAATATACTCTGAGATATTTAGCTTTTTGATACAAGTGAAGCTTGCTGTTTTCTCACTGAGTGACGTATGGTGCTCACTGAAG TGTTATCGTTTGGAGCAACACAAAGGAGAGGTCCACCAAATTTCAATCTTAACTGAAACAAG GCACAAGATTAACCATTTTGTGTCTACGTTACAGCAATATGTACAATCACAATTATCCCAAGTATCCTGGTATAGGTTTCTGCACTCTCTTGAGCGCAAG GTCCAAGATATGTTGGATCTCGAGTCGGTGCATATGGCATATTTGACCGAGTCGCTGCACAT ATGTTTTTTATCCAATGAAACACGACCTATTGCTGGCATTATCCAGAACATCTTGCAGTGTGCAATGGATTTTCGATCTTGTTTGACTGGAAGCATTCTGGGGGCTGTATCTAGTGATGAAACCTTGACCagtatattttctcaaattgaCATTTCACAG GTTCACACCATAAGAAGAGCATTCACCAAGAACCTCAAGGAGTTATACTTAATTTACCTCCAATCACCTAAACACGGTGAATTCGGACTGTCGCGTTTCTGGGATTACCTTAACTACAATGATTATTATGCAACGGTTATGAGTAGACAAATGGGGCACTGTATCTTCTATTCATAG